A window of the Echeneis naucrates chromosome 3, fEcheNa1.1, whole genome shotgun sequence genome harbors these coding sequences:
- the chst8 gene encoding carbohydrate sulfotransferase 8, giving the protein MQFPHFEKSRQAATPGSREQDIGSLHVSKRHRKLLKTSPPISQANSNVSSPSSSSLSSVSSSSSASGSFSPESWKKLSDILEARRQLMKEMCAKYKSSISRTITRHHVKHLFVEDKYKLLYCQVPKAGCSNWKRTLMVLAGQAPNTQSIKHDTVHYGHHLKKLDSFDRQGIMHRLETYTKVMFVREPLERMVSAYRDKFENPNNYYHSLFGKPIISKYRVNPSWTALKTGSGVTFKEFVQYLLDVHRPVGMDIHWEQANQLCNPCLIDYDFIGKFENMEEESNFLLRWTGAPPNLTLPSFKDRNPTDKRTSMQITQNYFSQVSMLERQRVYDFYYMDYLMFNYSKPFKDLY; this is encoded by the coding sequence ATGCAGTTCCCACACTTTGAGAAGAGCAGGCAGGCAGCCACCCCGGGGTCTCGGGAACAGGACATAGGCTCCCTTCATGTCTCCAAAAGACACCGCAAACTCCTGAAAACGAGTCCCCCGATCAGTCAGGCCAACAGCAACGTTTCCTcgccctcctcttcctcgttaTCTTCGGtttcgtcctcctcctctgcctcaggCTCCTTTTCCCCGGAGAGCTGGAAAAAGCTCTCTGATATCCTGGAAGCCCGCCGGCAGCTGATGAAGGAGATGTGTGCCAAGTACAAAAGCAGCATCTCCCGGACCATCACGCGTCATCACGTGAAGCACCTCTTCGTGGAGGACAAGTACAAGCTGTTATACTGCCAGGTGCCCAAGGCGGGCTGCTCCAACTGGAAGAGGACCCTGATGGTGCTGGCGGGCCAGGCCCCCAACACTCAGAGCATTAAACACGACACGGTCCACTACGGCCACCATCTCAAGAAGCTCGACTCTTTCGATCGACAGGGAATCATGCACCGGCTGGAAACTTACACCAAAGTCATGTTTGTCCGAGAACCCTTGGAAAGGATGGTGTCGGCTTACAGGGACAAGTTCGAAAACCCAAACAACTACTACCACTCCCTGTTCGGGAAACCCATCATCTCCAAATACAGGGTGAACCCATCCTGGACAGCCCTGAAGACGGGCAGCGGGGTCACCTTCAAGGAGTTCGTCCAGTACCTCCTGGACGTGCACCGGCCTGTCGGGATGGACATCCACTGGGAGCAGGCCAACCAGCTCTGCAACCCGTGTCTCATAGACTACGACTTCATTGGCAAGTTTGAGAACATGGAGGAGGAGTCCAACTTTCTCCTGCGATGGACCGGGGCGCCACCCAACCTCACCCTGCCTAGTTTTAAAGACAGGAACCCAACTGACAAGAGGACCTCTATGCAGATCACACAAAATTACTTCTCCCAGGTCAGTATGTTGGAGAGACAGCGGGTCTACGACTTCTACTACATGGACTATCTGATGTTTAACTACTCCAAACCTTTTAAAGATTTATACTGA